In Legionella beliardensis, the following are encoded in one genomic region:
- a CDS encoding MFS transporter → MKYSWSKSVFPIAAIFSFRMLGLFMLIPVFTVFATGLHHATPTLIGIALGSYGLSQGLLQMPFGMLSDYYGRKRVIATGLILFAIGSLVGALTDSIYGMIVARILQGMGAIGSVLIALVADLTADEERTKAMAVIGMTIGISFSVAMVLSPAVAHYYGLAGIFYLTAALALAGLVMLYGVIPNPEQQRFHTDSEANVSLLKTTITNRHLLRLNLGIFLQHFILTATFFALPLLLQQQLNVGHLTHQWHFYLPLMVLSFILMVPLIYFAEKKRLIKPIFLLAVFLTLSAQFFLAFTYNHFLSLCLLMLLYFTAFNILEASLPSLISKQASANSKGTAMGVYSSCQFLGIFIGGFMAGILYQYLTVKAIFITNALLGLAWLIIALPMNAYLYQVTVILTKPKINQAKEIELIKILQTLSGVINVSVLEKENTIYLKVDKASYVPGSAEKNLQQFLEFSSDNLQLSY, encoded by the coding sequence ATGAAATATTCCTGGTCAAAAAGTGTCTTTCCCATTGCCGCTATTTTTTCATTTCGCATGTTAGGCCTGTTCATGCTCATTCCAGTATTTACAGTGTTTGCTACAGGACTACATCATGCAACGCCTACTTTAATTGGTATAGCTTTAGGTAGCTATGGTTTAAGTCAAGGGCTGTTACAAATGCCTTTTGGTATGTTGTCAGATTACTATGGTAGAAAGAGAGTTATTGCTACTGGCTTAATTTTATTCGCGATAGGTAGTTTAGTAGGCGCATTAACAGATTCTATTTATGGCATGATTGTAGCTCGCATATTGCAAGGCATGGGCGCTATAGGCAGTGTATTGATTGCATTAGTTGCCGATTTAACTGCTGATGAAGAGCGAACTAAAGCAATGGCGGTTATTGGCATGACCATTGGTATTTCCTTTAGCGTGGCTATGGTATTAAGTCCTGCTGTTGCACATTATTATGGCTTAGCAGGTATTTTTTATTTAACAGCGGCGTTAGCCCTTGCAGGCTTAGTAATGCTTTATGGCGTTATTCCTAATCCTGAGCAGCAGCGTTTTCATACAGACAGTGAAGCAAATGTTTCCTTATTAAAAACCACAATCACCAATCGCCACTTGCTACGCTTAAACTTAGGCATCTTCTTGCAGCATTTTATTCTTACTGCCACGTTTTTTGCCTTACCATTATTGCTACAGCAGCAACTTAACGTAGGTCATTTAACTCACCAATGGCATTTTTATCTACCTTTAATGGTGCTCTCCTTTATCTTGATGGTACCGCTTATTTATTTTGCTGAGAAAAAAAGATTAATTAAGCCTATTTTCTTATTAGCTGTTTTTCTAACACTAAGCGCTCAATTTTTCTTAGCCTTTACCTATAATCACTTCCTGAGCTTATGTTTATTAATGCTTTTATATTTTACCGCTTTTAATATCCTTGAAGCGAGCTTGCCTTCACTGATATCCAAACAAGCGAGTGCAAACAGTAAAGGTACTGCCATGGGAGTTTATTCAAGCTGCCAGTTTTTAGGTATCTTTATTGGTGGTTTTATGGCAGGCATTTTATATCAGTATTTAACCGTTAAGGCTATTTTTATTACGAATGCTTTGCTAGGATTAGCATGGCTGATTATCGCTTTACCTATGAATGCCTATTTATACCAAGTGACTGTTATTCTTACAAAACCTAAGATCAATCAAGCAAAAGAAATAGAATTAATCAAAATCCTCCAAACTTTATCGGGTGTAATTAATGTAAGTGTTCTGGAAAAAGAAAATACTATTTATTTAAAAGTAGATAAAGCATCTTATGTACCTGGAAGTGCTGAAAAAAATCTACAACAGTTTTTAGAATTTTCAAGTGATAATCTACAACTTTCCTATTGA
- the ssb gene encoding single-stranded DNA-binding protein, producing the protein MARGINKVILIGNVGSDPEVRYMPNGNAVTTLSIATSETWKDKQSGDKQERTEWHRVVCFNRLGEIAGEYVRKGSKLYIEGSLRTRKWQDQQGQDRYTTEIIATDVQMLDTKGGSSVNYDDSQLAPPQNQQQPSYQPTNRKNPSEDAFAELDDDIPF; encoded by the coding sequence ATGGCTCGTGGAATTAATAAAGTCATTCTCATAGGTAATGTTGGTAGCGATCCGGAAGTCAGATACATGCCTAACGGAAATGCTGTTACTACTTTATCAATAGCAACCAGTGAAACGTGGAAAGATAAGCAAAGTGGCGATAAGCAAGAGCGTACCGAATGGCATCGTGTCGTCTGCTTTAATCGCTTAGGAGAAATTGCTGGCGAATATGTACGTAAAGGCTCTAAATTATATATTGAAGGCAGCTTACGTACGCGTAAATGGCAGGATCAACAAGGCCAAGATCGGTATACCACTGAGATTATCGCAACAGATGTACAAATGCTTGATACTAAAGGAGGAAGCTCTGTTAATTATGACGATAGCCAGCTAGCGCCCCCTCAAAATCAGCAGCAACCATCTTATCAGCCAACCAATCGTAAAAATCCATCGGAAGATGCATTCGCTGAATTAGATGATGACATTCCGTTTTAA